Proteins from a genomic interval of Zingiber officinale cultivar Zhangliang chromosome 1B, Zo_v1.1, whole genome shotgun sequence:
- the LOC122041553 gene encoding uncharacterized protein LOC122041553, producing the protein MSGIPQVTAKENNGVSFPYPMLSPHNYTVWAIKTEAILDAQGVWEAVEPVEGAQVDAKKDKKARAYILQCVPKDILLQIATKKTAKEVWDSLKTRYLGSDRVKKARVQTLKSEFDSLRMKETDTIDEFAGKLSAMSSKFSALGATLEDSSLVKKLLDSVPDKFFPIVAGIEQFHDLETIQFEETIGRLKAYEERTLRLHSNTNGTEEGEQRGHFVRRKGAWVQQP; encoded by the exons ATGTCTGGCATCCCACAAGTTACTGCGAAGGAAAACAACGGAGTGTCATTTCCCTATCCGATGCTAAGCCCTCACAATTACACTGTGTGGGCAATAAAGACAGAGGCGATCCTTGATGCCCAGGGAGTCTGGGAGGCGGTGGAGCCGGTGGAAGGAGCCCAGGTGGATGCAAAGAAGGATAAAAAGGCACGTGCATACATCTTGCAGTGTGTCCCCAAAGACATACTTCTCCAGATCGCAACAAAGAAGACGGCGAAGGAAGTCTGGGACAGCCTCAAGACGAGGTACCTTGGAAGTGATCGAGTGAAGAAGGCACGCGTACAAACGTTGAAGAGTGAGTTTGACAGCCTCCGGATGAAGGAGACCGACacgattgatgagtttgctggcaaactcaGCGCTATGAGCAGCAAGTTCTCCGCTCTTGGTGCCACGCTTGAAGATTCATCTTTGGTAAAGAAGTTACTCGATTCTGTCCCTGATAAGTTCTTCCCTATTGTTGCCGGTATTGAGCAGTTTCACGATCTTGAGACGATACAATTTGAGGAGACTATTGGGCGACTGAAGGCGTACGAGGAACGAACACTACGATTACACAGCAACACCAACGGCACTGAAG AAGGGGAGCAACGTGGACACTTCGTCAGGAGGAAAGGGGCGTGGGTCCAGCAGCCCTAG